The Moorella glycerini genomic interval TATTTGCAAAAAGCCAGCAGGGTGAGCCAACGATGTAGAATGAGCCAACCGAAAACAATATATAGCCCCAGCCAGAAAGTAGATAGGGAATACTTGTCTGGGTATAAAGTTGATAGTATGGCAAAGGCGACTAAATTTAGACCCGGGCCGACCTGGTTACCCAACATGCTGGCCGCCATTTCCACTGTTGCTGCCAGGTGGCGGGGAAAGCCGCTCCGGATCATGGCCGGGATGGTAAAAACACCGGTAGCCGCCACGTTGCCTGGCCCGGTACCGGTCATGGCAGCCAGGGCGCAGCTGCCAAAAAGCGCCACATAACCGGCGCCACCTGGAACACCACCAATAATTGCTAAAATAATGTTAATTAATTTTTCCACCACCCTGGTTTGACCTAAAATATGGGCAAAGACCAGAAAGCCTACGATAATATAAAAGAGGCCGCTTGTGGTAGGTCCCAAAAGGCCCGACCAGAAGAGATCGTAGCGTCCCGTCATGACAATAGTGAAGGCAAAAGCAATGGCCATGGCCTCATAAATAGGTCGTTTAAAAGCTATAAAGACCAGGGCTATAACTATAAGCAGCTCAATTAACCAGAAGACCTGGATGGGGAAAGGTCCGACCATTTGGACTGGCATATATTAAACCTCCCTATTATAAATTCCATTTCCCCTATTTACCTGTCTTTCCCGTTTACCTGTACCTTGCGCTTGCATTTACCAGCCCTTTAAACAGCTCTAACCAAAACGGCTCCTGCAAAACCTCCGGATGGAATTGCACCCCCAAAACAAAATCGTGTTTTAGGCTCGCTATCGCTTCGATTATACCATCCGGCGCCCGGGCGACGACTGTAAACCCCGGGGGTGGTTCCTTGACCGCCTGGCGATGGAAGCTATTTACCATCGCTTCTTTTTTCCCGGTAAGCCTTGCCAGGATACCATCCATTTCTATCCTGTGAATAGTTTCTCCCGGCGGCCTGCTCCCCTGCTGATGCACAACGCCGCTATTCTCCGGCCGCTGGTGAATATCATCCAGGTACATGGTACCGCCGCAAAGGACACTTAAAACCTGGTGCCCGCGGCAAATGCCCAGGATAGGTATATTCCTTTCCAGGGCACCCAGCAGGTAATCCCTTTCATTGGCAAAGCGCAGAGGGTTCTGGCTTTCTAAATCTTTAGCCCGATTGCCTTCTAAAACATTGCGTTTAACACTTAGAACCTCGCCCGCGGCAATGAGGGCGTCAATGTTTTCTAAAATCTTCTGGCGAATTTCTGGATCATTGACTACCGGTAGCAATAAAGGAATACCACCGGCCCTCTCTACCGCATCTACACAAGCTTTGACTGTGTAGACGAGGGACCAGCCCGGGACAACATTGCCCTGCTCCCAGCCGGTAGTTATACCAACACGCACGGCACCCATTACAGCACCTCATTTCCTATCTCAATAATTTGCTTATAAGAAATTGCCCCGAATGAGTTCTACTACTCCCCCGGGGCTCGTCGGCGATTCCAGGCATTTTATCTTAAATAATCATCGCCCTTTCATGTTGCCTTCATGTTTAAATCTATTAAATCCATCCGTATAACCAAGTCCAGTACGGAATGCTAACAAACATTAGCGCCAGATACGTGTATGACCAGACGGTTTCGGCTTTCCAGAATTTCTTATGATCGGGGAAATATCCGCTCAACATGTATCCTACCCCATGACCAGCACCATATGGAGTCATCGCTCCAAAGCCTTCTTTAGTATGAATTAACATTATCCCAAACAACTGTACCGGAAATCCTGGGATGCCTTTTGCCACAGCTAACCAAAGAGGCATTAAAGTAGTTACATGAGCTGTTACACTCACATATAAATAGTGTATTAAATAATCAATCGTAACTAAAATTATCAATATAAGAATCGGTGAAAGACCCAGTCCCGATACCCAGGCCGTCGAAGCTTTAGCGAGCCAATCTAAGAAACCCACATCTTTTAACCCATTGGCCAAGGTTATGAGTGTTCCTAGTACTATTAATATATTCCAGGCCGATTTTTCTTCCAGGACCTGTTCCCATTTAATAACACCTGTGACGATCATCAATACTACTGCGATTATAGCGACCATTGCCGGCGGTATTATTTCATGGGCAAAAATCCAGGCAATCAATGCACATATAAAAATTATTAATGTGCTTATTTCTTTAAAAGAAAGTTTTCCCATTTTCTCTAGTTCTCCGCTAGCCCACACAGGTGCTTCGGGAAACTTCTTTATTTCCGGCGGGAAGAATTTATAAGCAATCAGGGGAGTTATTATTATCAATATTACTGCCTGGGGAATGAAACCATAGAGGTAACTTATCCACGATATAGGGGGCAAACCTGTTGCTTTAGAAATATATTCTGTGGCTAGGACACTCATTGCAGCAGCCGTTAGGAACGTAGAACTCGAAATGAACGTCGCTAAAAATGATGTAAACAGAAGAAATGAGCCTATCTTAGACGCCGTTTCACCCGGGTGGGACCCCAGAGCTTCAGCTGTAGACCTTGCGATTGGGTACATGGTACCAAAACTACGAGCTGTGTTGGATGGCATGAATGGTCCTAAG includes:
- a CDS encoding DASS family sodium-coupled anion symporter; the protein is MTSRTEEKSKILQALIPIVVGIVIALIPRPAGLAPYAWYYFALFVAVIIGVALEVMPMGAVGLTGVAIIGGLNLVNKAPKDTLAWALSGFSNSVVWLVFAAMIFAVALKDTGIGRRIALWLIKKLGKNSLGLGYAITLADLALGPFMPSNTARSFGTMYPIARSTAEALGSHPGETASKIGSFLLFTSFLATFISSSTFLTAAAMSVLATEYISKATGLPPISWISYLYGFIPQAVILIIITPLIAYKFFPPEIKKFPEAPVWASGELEKMGKLSFKEISTLIIFICALIAWIFAHEIIPPAMVAIIAVVLMIVTGVIKWEQVLEEKSAWNILIVLGTLITLANGLKDVGFLDWLAKASTAWVSGLGLSPILILIILVTIDYLIHYLYVSVTAHVTTLMPLWLAVAKGIPGFPVQLFGIMLIHTKEGFGAMTPYGAGHGVGYMLSGYFPDHKKFWKAETVWSYTYLALMFVSIPYWTWLYGWI
- a CDS encoding gamma-glutamyl-gamma-aminobutyrate hydrolase family protein — protein: MGAVRVGITTGWEQGNVVPGWSLVYTVKACVDAVERAGGIPLLLPVVNDPEIRQKILENIDALIAAGEVLSVKRNVLEGNRAKDLESQNPLRFANERDYLLGALERNIPILGICRGHQVLSVLCGGTMYLDDIHQRPENSGVVHQQGSRPPGETIHRIEMDGILARLTGKKEAMVNSFHRQAVKEPPPGFTVVARAPDGIIEAIASLKHDFVLGVQFHPEVLQEPFWLELFKGLVNASARYR